TGTAATGGAGTCCCAGAAAGACTGGAGTAGTGGTGAAGGGCCACTACTGACATGGCGGGAGGAGGGACGTCCTCGGGGACTTTAGGGCTGGAGGAAGTGTGAGGGAAGCCTTGTTCACCAGCCCCACCATGACCTGGATCTGGGCTTCACAAGGACAGAGATGTCTCCGGAGCCCAGGTGGACACGGCAGGTGAGATGCAGAGGACAAGGGAAGAGGCAGAAAGCGGAGAGGAAGGGACGGGCGCGTGCGGCCACGGGGATATGGGTCAGGACGGACAGCCACGCGCCAGTGTGTACTGAATGACAAGAAGTCACAAGCTACGACAACTTGGTTGGCATTAGTTTGCCAAGTACTACTGATGTCACTTGATGACCTAGGCAGGGCAACAAGGTTCTTTTATTACAAATTCTTGTtgttggcaggactggggtttgaactcagggctttgcacttgcaaagcagctgctccaccacttgaaccacacctccagtccatttggctctggttattttggagatgggggtctcctgaagcatttgccccagctggcctcaaacctcgatcctcctgatctcagcctcccaagtggctgggattacaggtgtgagctaccatgcccggCTTTTTATTCCAGTCGTAATCACTAACCCTAGCTGTGCGATCACACGTAATGATATCTAGGCAATGCCGTGACAGGGTTACAGGGCGGCAGGGTTCATGGAAGCTGCTGTTCCGTAGGGCACGGGGTAACAGGAGCAGGCCCAGCCTGTTCTGTTCACGAACCACACTTACCAACACTTGCTGTATCGTGAACACATCATCAAGTTATACCCAAGGTTTCATGGCTCGTGATGACCCATTTTTATTCACTATTTAAATTAATAGTCACAGACGGGCGTGGTGGgtaacgcctgtaatcccagctgtgcgaGGCACAGGCAGTAGGATTATGGTCCAGGTGCCTAACCTGAGGCTAGCaagcgcgaggccctgagttcaaaccccagcaccgccaaaaaaatTAATAGCCACAGTGGTGTCCTCCGGCATAAGTCCCAGAACTAGAATTGAGAGGTTTTGCATTTCTGCTCCAATTTTCCGGGAAAATGCAGGTCCTCTCAAGAAAAGCCTGGCGCCGCAAGGAATCTTGGGAAATGTAGTCCTGGTTAGCGGAGATCGAGTTTCTTAGCGCTGGGCTGTGATTTCCTGGCGGAAGTTGCTGAGCGCAAAAATAGTTCCAGATCTTTTTCCGCAGACGTCGTTCGTCAGCTTATCTGGGAGACACGTGGGGGTGTGGCGCCGTAGTTTTGCGCGATTGGGCAGCAGAGTTAGGCGCATGCGCACAAGGCGCTCATCGCTCGCCCTCGCAGGGCCTCCTGGGAGTTGTAGTCAGCCTCCTGCCGAATTGGGCCGTCGGAGGCTGTTGGGAAGATCCGAGACGTCCCTGCCTTCCGCGCTCGGTTCCCAGGATGGATCCCGGGTCAGGGCCTGAATCGGCGCCTCTCACCGGCTTGGCTTGGTCTTCGGCCTCGGCTCTTCCGCCGAGGGGATTCAGCGCGGTGAGGAACGGCGGGGCGGGCGGGTCGTAGAGGGCAGCGACAGCAGCCTGGGCTGACCGGGTCCTCCCCGCAGATCTCCTGCACCGTGGAGGGCGCGCCCGCCAGCTTTGGCAAGAGCTTCGCACAGAAATCCGGCTACTTCCTGTGCCTGAGCCAGCTGGGCAGCCTGGAGGTGAGCGGCACCCCCCACTGCCCCCCGCCCTGTCCACTCGCGAGGCCACGCCCCCGCTCACGAAGCCACGCCCATCCCCTACCGGTCCGCCCGCGAGGTCACGCCCCCACGGCTGATTCCCCACCCAGTCCGCCCTCGAGGCCCCACCCCTCCCGCCTGGCCGGCTCACGAGGCCACGCCCCTCCGAGCCCGCTTGTGAAGCCACGCCCCCTCCCTGGTCCGCTCGCGAGGCCCCGCCCCCAGGCTGATCCCCGCCCCTCAGAACCCGCAGGAGAACGTGGTGGTGGACGTCCAGGTCGTGCTGGACAAGAGCGCTCTCCCGTCCGGCTTCGTCCCGGTCTGCGACCCCCTGGACTCCAGTAAGACCCGCGAGGTGGGGGGAGACATGGGTCTccagtcctccctccctccaggctTGCCTTCCCATGCCCCCTCCTCTAGGGCCCGCAGCCCGGTGGCTTCAGCCACCCAAGCCACCCCTTTTCCTTTGTGCAATTGGCAGCTTTTATGTACAGGTCACTCACAGACCAGCATATGACGTTTGTGGTCTCTAAAAATGTAAAAGCCCTTCTGGCTTCAGAGGGCTGGATTTGGCTAAGGAACAGGACTTTGCTAACCCCAAAGGAGACGACCAAGGGGCCTTGAGATTTGGAGGACCAGGATGGACGCTCCATGGGTGCTCCTTCCTGTCTCCAAAGATCAGCCTGCTCCAGTGGCTCTAATGGCTTTGTGCAGTCCCCTCCTGTGACTATACTACTTGTGATGTAGGCACCCCCAACACTGCCCAGATGGCTGCTTAAACAGCGCCCAGAGGAGCACCCTCCTAGATCCATCTTTGGGTATCCCACCCTTACCCGCTTCCCCCTCTCACCCCCCTGTCCCCAACTTCCAGAGGCCTCTGTGTCCAAGAAGAAACGCATGTGCATCAAGCTGATGCCCCTGGGGGCCGCGGACACGGCAGTGTTTGATGTCCGGCTGAGTGGCAAGACCAAGACTGTGCCTGGATACCTGCGAGTGGGGTAGGGCTGCCCAGCCTCCCACCCCCTTTCCTGCCCTTCCACCCTCAGGCCCTCCTTGCAGCCCTCCCGTCCCCCCGCCACTTCTCTGTGCTGGAATGGGCACCGCTGTAGCACCCTGTGGGGAGGTGGGTGTCTGAGCAGGTGGCTGTGGCTTAGGTTGGGGGTGAGATGATGCAAACAGAGGTCACTCATGGAGCAGCCACCGTTCCTTCTCTTCCATCCAGGGACATGGGTGGCTTTTCCATTTGGTGCAAGAAGGCCAAGACCCCGAAGCCAGTGCCCAAGCCCCGAACTCTCAGCCAGGACATGCGGGGCCTCTCGCTGGACCCTCCCAGCCAGCCCAGGTGAGCCCTTGGGGACCGGGGTGGAGGGTCAGGAGGGGGGCTAGGTCTGACCAGGGTCACTGTCTCCCATCCACCAGCAAAAGCAGCTTGCCCGAGCGGACACTGTCCAGGCTGGGCTCGCGGGCGTCCACTCTGCGGAGGAGTGACTCTGTCTATGAGGCGTCCAGTCTCTATGGCATCTCAGGTGAGCGGGgtgtaaactgaggcacagaggtagGGCGTGCCTAGTCCAAGGCCTGTGCTGGAAGGGTTGGATCCAGGCCTGAACCCACCCCTGGCACTTCGGGTTTTGTTTCTtgattgtttgggtttttttgtttttgtttttgttttttttgatcctggagtggaacccagggcctcaagcacacCTGTAGGCACTCACCACTGAGGGGTGCTCAGCTCTGTACCCCAGCTCTGGATGCCGTAGAGACTGGGGGGCCTTGGGTGGGGTAGGCAATGGGTAGCTGTCCAGCCCTTGCCCGCAGCCCTTTCTTGATGTGATTCTTCCAGCCATGGATGGGGTTCCCTTCACACTGCACCCCCGATTTGAAGGCAAGAGCTGTGGTCCCCTGGTGAGTTGGGGCTTCAGAGAACCTGGGTCCCCTTGTCTGGTCACCTTGTCTGTTCAGCCGTCTGGCCAGCAGGCCCTGCATCCTGGGCTGGGGGAAGGGTAGAGGCCAAGGGAGGCAGTCCTAGGGGAGGTAGGGGGACCACTGACACCAGTAGCTAGAGGCCAGGTGGGAAGTGGGGAGTGTCTGTCCAGGCAAAGATGCCAGTGGGGTTCCTCAAAGATGGGGAAGTGGGAGCCAGACTCAGGAGGcaagcaggaggatggtgagctcCAGGCCCACTggggctacacagtaagatcctgtctcaaaagggAAAAAGCAAAGGGAACAGGGGTCCCCAGTGGGATCCAGGTGCAGACTAACCTAGTCCTGCCTGCCAGGCCTTCTCTGCCTTCGGGGACCTGACCATCAAGTCGCTGGCGGACATTGAGGAGGAGGTGGGTGTCGGGGTACAGCATGGTTGGTGCTGGGAACACCCCCCTCTCAGGAACCCCAAGCTCCCCTGTCCTCCTCCAGTCACACCCAGCTCTCTAAGGCTGGGGACAACTTTTCCCTAAACGCCCGGCCATGTCCCCGTGGGCCTCCCTACGCAGCCCTCCCTCACTGGCTCTCTGCCCCCCCAGTATAACTACGGCTTTGTGGTGGAGAAGACGGCGGCTGCCCGGCTGCCCCCCAGTGTCTCCTAGCGCCCTGTGCCAGATACCACGGCCCGAGGCCACCCCGCCTCGGTCACCTGCCTCGCCCATCCCGGAAACTCCAAGGCACAGGACGGCCATCAGGACCCCAGCCACGCAGACAGAGGAGCCAGGAGAGAAGAGGGGCACCAAGGCCTCGTGGGATGGGGTCTCTCACCTGGGTGCTGcctgagaacaggggtggggctgGACCGGAACCGGGGTCTTCAAGTGACAACTGTCAAAACTGCTGCCTGCCCAGAGGCGCCGCAGGCAGCTCTGGTAATAAACACTACCTGTCCTGCTGCCTGGAGTCCTGGCCCTGCCCTGGTTCCCACGTACATAAAATCATGGCGGGGAGGCCCCGGGGACACCCAGTCAGCCCTGGATGGTGGACATAACAGTATGTAACATCAGGAGCTACTGCTTCTGTCACGGTGACCACATCCCCAGCAAGAGTCCAGCGGGAATTCCaggcttttatatttttactgatggggaaactgagggagGGGATGCTGAGGTcacagctggggtttgaacccagagtcgTGCGTGTCTCTTCTCTGCAGTGACGTCCTATGAGGTAACCATGGACATCACTGGGGTCTGGGGGTACAGGGTTAGGGTTAGGCCCCTGTGGCCTCTGTCAC
The sequence above is drawn from the Castor canadensis chromosome 14, mCasCan1.hap1v2, whole genome shotgun sequence genome and encodes:
- the LOC109695622 gene encoding multivesicular body subunit 12A codes for the protein MDPGSGPESAPLTGLAWSSASALPPRGFSAISCTVEGAPASFGKSFAQKSGYFLCLSQLGSLENPQENVVVDVQVVLDKSALPSGFVPVCDPLDSKASVSKKKRMCIKLMPLGAADTAVFDVRLSGKTKTVPGYLRVGDMGGFSIWCKKAKTPKPVPKPRTLSQDMRGLSLDPPSQPSKSSLPERTLSRLGSRASTLRRSDSVYEASSLYGISAMDGVPFTLHPRFEGKSCGPLAFSAFGDLTIKSLADIEEEYNYGFVVEKTAAARLPPSVS